The sequence AAGCAGCCCTGGCTTTTGAGAACGGACCTGACAGGTTGCCAACATCTGGCCGGGGACCGCTGGTTTTAAGAGTGAAGGATGGGATGTTCACGGAAGGTGATCTATGGGACAACGATATCTTCTGCTCGCGTGGTTATCCATTGGTTTACTCATCGCCTCAGCTGCCGCGGCGTCAGCACAGAACGCACAGTCTGATGTAACGATCGTCCACATCACCGTCAATATGGTCCAGTTGGACGTGGCAGTCACAGATAATAAAGGCAGGTATGTGACCGGCCTGGGCCCCGAAAACTTCGAGGTTTTCGAGGACGGAATCCGGGAAAAGATCGCGGCCTTTGGGGAAGAGAATGGCGTTCCGCGTAGCGTTCATTACTCAGGACCTGGCGGAAAGGTGCTTCAATTGGGAAAGTACGTCGTTGACGGTGCGCCGGGGTCCAATTCAATTATTCCGTCTTCGGCAGGCGCGAGCGTCTTTGTCCTTTTCGACACCAGCAATTATATGTACCGGGGGTTTGCCCTGGCACGGGATGCCATCGTGCAATTTGTCCGGTCTCTTGACCGCTCGGACCGCGTGGCCTTCTATTCTTACAGCCGCGACTTTTTCCGTGCATCCCCGCTCAGCGAAAAGCCTGCACAGGTTCTGGAAGCTGTCCGCACCACTGTCGCCGGAGACGATGCGGCGCTATACAACGCACTCTTATGGACCCTGAAAGACGCCGACAAATTTTCAGGTCGAAGGGTGGTAGTGGTTTTCTCTAATGGACCCGATGACGCCAGCATGGTCTCGCCCGAAGATGTCCGGGAGCTCGCTCAATCCGAGGGAATTCCCATCTATATGATCAGCACCCGGCAAGCCGAACGTGATCCGCTCTCGACGGCTGTCTTCAAACGCATCAGCACGAGCACGGGCGGCAAGGCATACTTTGCCGGGCACTGGCAGGACCAGGAAAAGGCATTCGCATCTATCCGTGCAGACCTGGCTCACCTTTATACCATCAGCTACTATCCGGCCACGAACCCCAATACCGGTTGGCGCAAAATTACGGTGGAAGTGAAAGGCAAGAAGCCGAAAAACTATAACATTCGGACGCGAACCGGATACAGGCCGAGGGTGCTTCCAGAGACGACCGAGACAATGCCCATAAACACCGCTCCGCCTCCCAAGGGGATGGACAGGAAGTAATCCAGATCCAAGCTGCGATCTGCCGCAATGTTGCGGCCCATGCACAATTCGAAACTGCAATAGGGTTGGACGGCAAGGGATTAATCTGCGCTTCGACTCTTGCCTTCTTTTTTTAATACAAACCATCGATATTCCCGCCTGGGTTTTGGCATTGGCATTCCACTGGCGCATTCCAGGGCCTAAGGAGTGGCCGCTTTCCGAAATGCTGGCGCGTCAATCTGTTAACTTGAATAAAGGGAAATGCTGGCGTATCCTCGTGGCCCAAGGAAGCAGCTTGAGTGCGCGCTGGCCTGAAACAGGGCTGCCCGATTTTCTGACCGAAATGACCGCAGCAGATAACCGCGCCGACATCCAGCTTTGCCGAACTCGAATTTGAATAACCAGGAACAGGCCGGGTGATCATGAGAGACCGATATTCACGTAGAGAATTTGTGTGGAAGACGTTGCTCGTGCCACCTGGACTATCAGCCCTGGCGCGGCTTTCCGGTTCGTCTTTGGGCGAAGCGGCGCCTCCCGCTGGTGAGTCGCTCTGGAAGTCATTCGTCAAGCCACCCGATGACTCGCGCATCATGATGCGCTGGTGGTGGTTCGGCGCTGCGGTAACCAACACGGAATTGGAGCGTGAAATCCGCGCCATGAAACAAGCCGGCATCGGGGGGTTCGAAATACAACCGGTCTATCCGTTGGCGCTTGACAACCCTGCTCGCGGGATCCGCAACTTGCCTTATCTTTCCGACAGTTTCCTTGATGCATTGCGGTTCGTCAGCCGGAAGGCGCAGGAAACCGGGATGCGCCTGGACCTGACGCTTTGTAGCGGCTGGCCTTACGGCGGAAGCGATGTTCCGGTCACTCAGGCTGCTGCCATGTTGCGAGTGGTGAGCGCGCCGGTTCGGTACGGAGATAATTCTGTGGCGGCGCCCAGCCTCGAAGCCGGCGAATCTTTGATAGCTGCATGGGCCGTACGCGGCGAACACCTGCAGTTTTCGGAAGCAAGCGTGCAAAAGCTGGACGGCATCGGCGGCGCGAGAGTGCCAGTGCCGGAACAGCAGCCATTCCATGCAGTAAAGTTCTTCATCGCCAGCAGGACGGGCATGCAGGTGAAGCGCGCGGCCGTGGGGGCCGAGGGCTTTGTGATCGATCATTACGACGCGGCTGCGGTGAATGCCTATTTGCGGTCTACCGGCGAACGGCTGATGCAAGCTTTCAATGGAAAGCGCCCTTACGCTATTTTCAGCGACAGCCTTGAAGTCTTCCGGGCAGACTGGACCCCGAACATGCTGGAAGAATTCCGCCGCAGGCGTGGCTACGATCTGCAGGCCCATCTTCTTGCGCTGCTGGGTGATGCCGGGGCCGAAACTTCGGCAATCCGCTGCGACTGGGGTCGTACGCTCACGGAGCTTGCCAATGACCATTACCTGGCGCCGCTGCGGGAATGGGCCAACCGAAACGGCACTAAACTCCGCTGTCAGGCTTACGGCGAGCCGCCGGTGACACTTTCAAGTAACCGGCTGGTAGACCTTCCTGAAGGCGAGAATTCGGACTGGAGAGATTTGAGCCCTGCACGTTGGGCTTCCTCCGCCTGCCACCTCTACGGCAAGCCAGTCGCTTCAGCAGAGACATGGACATGGATTCACTCCCCCGCCTTCCGGGCAACGCCTCTGGACCTGAAAGCCGAAGCTGACCGCAACTTCCTCCAGGGAATCAACCAGATTGTCGGCCATGGGTGGCCCTACTCTCCGCCGGAGGCAGCCGAACCCGGCTGGCGCTTTTACGCAGCAGGCGCCTTGAATGATCACAATCCCTGGTGGCCCGTGATGCCAGACCTGGCGCTTTACCTTCAACGGATGTGCTTTCTGCTACGCCAGGGCAAGCCGGCCAACGATGTTGCACTGTATCTCTCCACGAGTGATGCATGGGCACAGTTCACGGCCAACAGCAATCCCTCGGTCAACAGCGTGCTCGCTGGCCTGTTGGGAAAGGACGTATTCGGCCGCATCCTCGACGCGGGTTTCAATTTTGATTTCATCGACGATGAAGCCATCGAGCTTGTCGGGGTGCCCTACTCCGCCGTGGTTCTGCCCGGTGTTGAGCGAATTCCGCTCGCCGCCTACCAGAAGATCAGAGATTATGCGCTTCATGGCGGGACCGTAATCGCCACTCCTCCGATTCCACATTTCGCCCCCGGCCTCCTGGAAGGCAGGCGTGACAGCGCGAAAGTCGAGGCGCTTTCCCGTGAACTCTTCGAAGGTCAGAACGCGCCAGGTTTCCTTGCCGAACAGGAAGCGGCATTGGGTGTTGCGCTTCCCAGAAGGCTCACCCCGGACGTTGAATTGAATCCCAGGACGCCGGAAATCGGATTTATTCACCGTCAGCTTGACGATGGCCATCTCTATTTTATGGCGAACACTGGCAATCGAGCCCATGATGTTGAAGCCATTTTCCGGGTGAAGAAGCTTTCACCGCAGCGATGGGACCCTTTCACGGCCACGAAATCCGCCGTGCGATGGAGCACCGCTCGAGATGGACGTATCGTGGTGCGGTTGCACTTTGAGCCATACGAATCAGCAATCCTGGTTTTCTCCAATCCTTCGGGCGCGACGGCCCCTGCTCCATCCAAGCCGGATGATTTGCCCGCTCCCATTAATTTAAGCAGTGGATGGAAAGTCAGTTTTACCGGCGCAGGAAAATCAATCCAAATGGACCGACTGCATTCCTGGACGGAACTGGAGGGCCTTCGTTTTTTCTCCGGCCAG comes from Acidobacteriota bacterium and encodes:
- a CDS encoding VWA domain-containing protein; this encodes MGQRYLLLAWLSIGLLIASAAAASAQNAQSDVTIVHITVNMVQLDVAVTDNKGRYVTGLGPENFEVFEDGIREKIAAFGEENGVPRSVHYSGPGGKVLQLGKYVVDGAPGSNSIIPSSAGASVFVLFDTSNYMYRGFALARDAIVQFVRSLDRSDRVAFYSYSRDFFRASPLSEKPAQVLEAVRTTVAGDDAALYNALLWTLKDADKFSGRRVVVVFSNGPDDASMVSPEDVRELAQSEGIPIYMISTRQAERDPLSTAVFKRISTSTGGKAYFAGHWQDQEKAFASIRADLAHLYTISYYPATNPNTGWRKITVEVKGKKPKNYNIRTRTGYRPRVLPETTETMPINTAPPPKGMDRK
- a CDS encoding glycoside hydrolase; this translates as MRDRYSRREFVWKTLLVPPGLSALARLSGSSLGEAAPPAGESLWKSFVKPPDDSRIMMRWWWFGAAVTNTELEREIRAMKQAGIGGFEIQPVYPLALDNPARGIRNLPYLSDSFLDALRFVSRKAQETGMRLDLTLCSGWPYGGSDVPVTQAAAMLRVVSAPVRYGDNSVAAPSLEAGESLIAAWAVRGEHLQFSEASVQKLDGIGGARVPVPEQQPFHAVKFFIASRTGMQVKRAAVGAEGFVIDHYDAAAVNAYLRSTGERLMQAFNGKRPYAIFSDSLEVFRADWTPNMLEEFRRRRGYDLQAHLLALLGDAGAETSAIRCDWGRTLTELANDHYLAPLREWANRNGTKLRCQAYGEPPVTLSSNRLVDLPEGENSDWRDLSPARWASSACHLYGKPVASAETWTWIHSPAFRATPLDLKAEADRNFLQGINQIVGHGWPYSPPEAAEPGWRFYAAGALNDHNPWWPVMPDLALYLQRMCFLLRQGKPANDVALYLSTSDAWAQFTANSNPSVNSVLAGLLGKDVFGRILDAGFNFDFIDDEAIELVGVPYSAVVLPGVERIPLAAYQKIRDYALHGGTVIATPPIPHFAPGLLEGRRDSAKVEALSRELFEGQNAPGFLAEQEAALGVALPRRLTPDVELNPRTPEIGFIHRQLDDGHLYFMANTGNRAHDVEAIFRVKKLSPQRWDPFTATKSAVRWSTARDGRIVVRLHFEPYESAILVFSNPSGATAPAPSKPDDLPAPINLSSGWKVSFTGAGKSIQMDRLHSWTELEGLRFFSGQGVYEKAVPVPESMLKPGGKVYLNFGRGVPIEPHHRLNGTQAWIESPVREAAVVYVNGVRAGSVWRPLYELEVTPWLHPGANTFRIVVGNLAINSMAGKSLPDDRLLNERYGKRFEPQDMDNLKPLPSGLLGPVSLVAR